A window of the Ostrea edulis chromosome 1, xbOstEdul1.1, whole genome shotgun sequence genome harbors these coding sequences:
- the LOC125659665 gene encoding cytospin-A-like has product MVHDLVYLNGNSLDDKGGYIFYHEKMKRQERTSTPVKAVTAFHMKESKSENSGLSYHQKGALVPKPAASPLGKTYLSKSHENLSSHQKKKLATRIDNPHRPKSSLGITKGSSSNKENMIIKDRDGVFLKPKPVKSGGASTIRKASSTQQLDKTGSTTPRSTSAKSSAMKRAHSSHNVSKDKSSRKRTSAPADVMAYNAELLANFEKDKKEKESRISELIQVAENRKAEIEKYKYETKRLKEQIPTHDIKDELDFLRKENTLLREQLQELGYPVEQITDSEKLTILQEKNAKKHIDSSDSIPKSKSYDSLDTEDAQGVRSISCKGEGTDRPASIAASEPIMSLTDQEFSLENSHWEKGSNKSSDALSEISVACLTERILQMEETHYSTNEELQATLQELGDLQQSVNELNTENEKLLDQKYVLLESLCTQTEKLEHCRVQIEQLKALLISGNFPERSVREQQLLELLKGAQDEREEFLCKQTELVNTLNARENECRELGELYDVTKEKLQLLEDKLNSLKSEKENCNETILDQKKIIDNEKIEMDHLKTLLENEKSKVQELEQYCKAADSHSELEELLHNTRQEKDKLESKLADMKESLQHAQCELGRVKETLTVKEEELKVCKNNAKTQVQDLKYRLEKLEKGKTDSSSELGNMREHIEQLKHDCNKHVEEKNEYLSQLSEAQEKTLSLQQERVTMEAEILELKSRHTEESEEWKQFQKDLQVAVLVANNFRAETQEDMERVQQENSTYKEKCRVLTEENKKLMDEVDRLKLHRSTEGTPKSILSSAELKGKMLNSVGKELANLRDKRSDPKTQSQSVKSLIRSIEEQVKSGCSSIHSSTCNSRRNSDCSMDEAVQGMPCLHNIVKSPSSPISENPSVFSSTTSPEVALRSVLKKQVEKPSPLRHSVGSLTFDPPRSPLDSSPKSAPPVVKNDSSPLMSSILSRSSPRRSSVVNMEPERKESGTKDPLAILAKQMGGSKRNALLKWCQQKTVKYSNVDITNFSSSWNDGLAFCALLHSYLPDKICFSELNTEDKRKNFTLAFEAAESVGISSSILNIGDMVAMERPDWQAVMAYVTSIYKHFEHDAKTPERT; this is encoded by the exons ATGGTACATGATCTCGTTTATTTGAATG GGAATTCCCTTGATGATAAAGGAGGATACATTTTCTACCATGAGAAGATGAAGAGACAAGAGCGGACCTCTACGCCTGTGAAGGCAGTGACTGCCTTCCACATGAAGGAGTCCAAGTCAGAAAATTCGGGCTTGAGTTATCATCAGAAGGGAGCTCTGGTCCCAAAGCCGGCAGCATCACCTCTGGGGAAAACGTACCTGAGCAAAAGCCATGAAAACCTGTCCAGTCACCAAAAAAAGAAACTTGCTACACGGATCGATAATCCACACCGACCAAAGTCAAGCTTGGGAATCACAAAAGGAAGCTCAAGCAATAAGGAGAATATGATAATTAAAGACAGAGATGGTGTGTTTTTAAAACCCAAGCCAGTGAAATCTGGAGGGGCATCTACAATTCGCAAAGCTTCTAGTACACAACAGCTGGACAAGACTGGTTCAACTACGCCAAGGAGTACAAGTGCAAAAAGTTCAGCAATGAAACGTGCACACAGTTCTCACAATGTGAGCAAGGACAAGTCTTCTAGGAAACGAACTTCTGCTCCTGCAGATGTCATGGCTTACAATGCTGAATTATTGGCGAATTTTGAAAAAGACAAGAAAGAGAAAGAATCTCGAATTTCAGAATTGATTCAAGTGGCAGAGAATAGGAAAGCAGAGATTGAGAAATACAAATACGAGACCAAACGTCTGAAAGAACAAATTCCAACACATGATATCAAAGATGAACTTGATTTTTTGAGGAAAGAAAATACATTGCTAAGGGAACAGTTACAAGAATTGGGCTATCCAGTAGAACAAATTACAGACTCTGAAAAATTAACCATCTTACAGGAAAAGAATGCAAAGAAACACATAGATTCAAGTGATAGTATTCCGAAAAGCAAGAGCTATGATAGTCTTGACACTGAAGATGCTCAAGGAGTACGGTCCATCAGTTGTAAGGGCGAGGGAACGGACAGGCCTGCTTCCATAGCAGCCTCTGAGCCCATTATGTCCCTGACAGATCAAGAATTCTCACTGGAGAACAGTCATTGGGAAAAGGGAAGTAACAAAAGCAGTGATGCTCTCAGTGAGATCTCTGTGGCTTGTCTGACTGAGCGTATCTTACAAATGGAAGAGACCCACTACAGCACAAATGAGGAACTCCAGGCAACCTTACAAGAACTAGGTGATTTACAGCAAAGTGTGAATGAACTAaatacagaaaatgaaaaacttttgGACCAGAAGTATGTTCTTTTGGAATCTCTCTGTACTCAGACAGAAAAGCTGGAGCACTGTCGAGTTCAGATTGAACAGCTGAAAGCTCTGTTGATCAGTGGCAATTTTCCAGAACGTTCAGTACGAGAGCAACAGTTGTTGGAGTTGTTAAAAGGTGCTCAGGATGAAAGGGAAGAATTCTTGTGTAAGCAAACGGAACTCGTGAACACATTAAATGCCAGGGAGAATGAGTGTAGGGAACTGGGTGAGTTGTATGACGTCACTAAAGAGAAACTCCAATTATTAGAAGACAAATTAAATTCGTTGAAGTCAGAAAAGGAAAATTGTAACGAAACCATATTGgatcaaaagaaaatcattgacaatgaaaaaattgaaatggaccatttgaaaactttattagaaaatgaaaaatccaaAGTTCAGGAATTAGAGCAGTACTGCAAAGCAGCAGACAGCCATTCTGAATTGGAAGAACTTCTTCACAACACAAGACAAGAAAAGGACAAACTGGAAAGTAAATTAGCAGACATGAAGGAAAGTCTTCAACATGCGCAGTGTGAACTAGGGAGAGTGAAAGAAACACTGACTGTCAAGGAGGAGGAACTAAAAGTCTGCAAGAACAATGCTAAGACTCAAGTCCAGGACTTGAAATACCGGTTAGAAAAACTAGAGAAAGGCAAAACAGACAGTTCATCAGAACTCGGCAACATGCGGGAACATATTGAGCAACTCAAGCATGACTGTAATAAACATGTGGAGGAGAAGAACGAGTATCTGAGCCAGTTAAGTGAGGCTCAGGAGAAGACTCTGTCTCTGCAGCAGGAGAGGGTGACTATGGAGGCAGAGATTCTGGAGCTGAAGAGTCGTCACACTGAGGAGTCTGAGGAGTGGAAGCAGTTCCAGAAGGATCTGCAG GTGGCTGTTCTTGTGGCCAATAACTTCAGAGCAGAAACACAGGAGGACATGGAAAGGGTTCAACAGGAGAACTCTACATACAAAGAAAAATGTCGAGTGCTGACAGAGGAAAACAAGAAGTTGATGGATGAAGTTGACAGACTAAAACTCCACAGAAGCACAGAAGGAACTCCAAAATCCATATTATCGTCTGCTGAACTCAAAGGCAAGATGTTGAATTCTGTGGGTAAGGAGTTGGCTAATCTGAGAGACAAACGCTCAGACCCTAAGACACAAAGCCAATCTGTGAAATCCTTAATTCGTTCCATTGAGGAACAGGTCAAAAGTGGCTGTTCCTCAATTCATTCCAGTACTTGCAATTCAAGAAGAAATTCAGACTGTTCCATGGATGAGGCAGTGCAAGGAATGCCATGTCTTCATAACATTGTTAAATCTCCAAGTTCTCCCATCTCCGAAAATCCATCTGTTTTCTCTTCCACCACGTCCCCAGAGGTGGCCTTGCGATCAGTGCTCAAGAAACAGGTTGAGAAACCTTCACCTCTAAGACATTCCGTAGGATCTCTGACTTTTGACCCACCTCGATCTCCGCTAGATTCTTCACCAAAATCTGCACCACCTGTGGTTAAAAACGATTCTTCTCCTCTGATGTCTTCCATATTGTCCAGGAGTTCACCAAGAAGAAGTAGTGTTGTTAA TATGGAACCCGAGAGAAAGGAATCAGGAACAAAGGATCCCTTAGCCATTTTGGCAAAACAAATGGGTGGATCTAAGCGTAATGCTCTGCTGAAGTGGTGTCAGCAAAAGACTGTCAAATACAGT AATGTTGACATCACCAACTTCAGTAGCAGCTGGAATGATGGTCTGGCCTTCTGTGCCTTGCTTCATAGTTACCTGCctgataaaatttgtttttctgaGTTGAACACAGAGGACAAG AGGAAGAATTTTACTCTTGCTTTTGAGGCTGCTGAGAGTGTTGGCATTTCATCATCCATTCTG AACATTGGAGATATGGTTGCCATGGAGCGTCCCGACTGGCAGGCAGTGATGGCATATGTAACATCCATCTACAAACACTTTGAGCACGACGCAAAAACTCCAGAACGCACTTAA